The nucleotide window TTTTTTGCATCAATTAGAATAGTTACCGCCAAGCCATCTTGTCAAGTATCCTGATTAAGTTATTTGCCTCATCAAAGGATAAGTCAGTCCAGCTCTTTTTGCAATATTCTTTGCAATACTGGTCAATTTTTTTATGCCTCTCCATATAATTAAGAGACTTTATTACTAAATTTTTTTGCTTAAATGTTATCGAAGAATCTGTAAACTCCATAAATACTCCTTATGTCATTTTTCAGTAGCTTGATCACTCGAAAAATAGAAAACACTAAACCAATATATCTTTTAACAATCGTATATAGAACTTATATTATATGTATACATGTATTACTAAAATATTAATATGAGGGACTCAGTACCAAAATCCGGTGATGAACATAAAATCAAAATCACTGGATTTTATAATTGGTTATAATCCTTGAGATACAACTTAGAGGTTGAAGTCTTTAGATGTCGAATATTGATTTTGATGAAAACTGGATTCTTCTTGTGAATTCAGATTTTCAATCAAAAAAATGCAAAAATCACTAGATTTGGGAATATAGTCGAAAATCGGGGAAATGTTCAGAAATTGAGAGTTGAATTTACAACAAAAGAAAAAAGATTTCGATTTTTGTTCTAATGTCATTATATGGATGATTCTGATCAGTTGTTAAAAAGAAACATTATAGATGATCAGAGGATTTATATGATTGGAAAAGATACAAAGAAAAGAAAGAAATCAATTGGTGATAATCAATATACAGTTGATTCATCTATTCTCGGGCTAATAATATCAATGTAATTTATGGTATCACCTTTCCATCAATACTATTTTTATGAACTCTTTTAAAATTTCCTGTTTTTTTTCATCTCCTTGGAATCTTTTCGTAATATAAGATCCCATGTCATCGTCTGTCATTTTGATAAGAGAATTCATATCATCATTTGAAATTGATACAATTCGTCCTAACCTGCGTATTATAAATCCCTTTATATTACTGCTGTATTCAATAGCATTTGAGCCAGGCAGTATTAAAAACTTTTTATTTGATTTAGATGAAATTTCTTTTAATTTAGACATTCTTAAATCAATTTCGTTTGGTGTTTCTTCGTTCATGTCCATGTATACCTTAAACAAAATTGTTGCTCTATCCTTCCCAATAACACAATATATGACAAACAACTATAATAAACCAAGTACCGTATCCCTTGATAAATATAATAGAAAATAGAAGAAAGCAATTTGAAACCCCTGGATTCAAAAAGCCCTGATGGAGATTCTGGTAATTATTCTGTATGATACATAAATTTAAACAAAATCTATGTATTTTTGCCGTTTTCACCCTAATTTTGAGCTAAAATTGAGGCTAAAACTGGAAAAATGCATAGGTTTTACAATAAAACCTATGTAAAAAATATGGAGTAAATTTTTAGACGATTTGAAAACCGGGTTCAACGTAGCTTTGAAACTTTCGACCTTAAAACATGTTTTGAAGCTAAGCTATTTTTGATACAATTAATTTAAAGTAATTTATAATAATATTACAGATTGAACGGGAAAGGGCAATGTTGCTAATTTACTGTAAATTCTAAATCAAAACTTTGTTTACAGCAAGCAATTTGGTTCTATTGATGTGATTTTTTCTATCAAATAACTTCTTGAGATTTGTGATCATACTGAACTTATGTTACACTGTCTTTTTTGTTATCGTGTGATTCTGAGAACTCTATTTGGACAACGCCCGCCCTATGTTATTGCTTTAGCGATTATTGAGTTTATTCACGGATATTATAATTAGAAAAGAAGAAGGAAAAAATATGATAGCTGAAAAAATCAGTGAAACAACAAAAAGACATTTTCCAATGGAATTAGGGATCAATGAAAAGTGTGCCAATCTCGATGACGTTTTCATTCACTACGTCGAAATCGGAAAAGGTGACCCTATAATTTTTATTCATGGCACAGGTTTAGACTGTCGAATGTGGGAAGATCAGTTAATGTACTTTAGTAAAAAATATCATACTGTTGCATACGATATGCGAGGATTCGGGCTCTCAGGTCGGTTAAATGGAGGGAAATATTCTACTTCATCTGATTTAAATAAACTAATGGATTTGTTGCAAATTAATTCATCTAATGTAGTGGCTCATTCAAGAGGTGGACGTACTGCCATCACTTTCGCACTTGAGCACCCTGAGAAAGTAAAATCACTGGTACTTGGGGGAGCGGGTATAAATGGACTTCCTTTATCTAATGAGTTTAAAGAAATCAAATATGAGGTCGCCTTAATTGCCCAGAAGTTGGGAATTGATAATGCAAAAAGGGTTTGGATTAATTCTGCTCTGTTTGCTTCTGCATTAAAAAACGAGGTTGTAATGAAGAAACTAAGAGAAATGCTTAATGACTACGAACCTTGGCATTGGTTAAATCAAGACACGGAAGTTCGAATTAAGCCAGAAGCGATTGAGCGACTAGAAGATATTGCGGTTCCTACACTGGTTATCTTAGGAACTTTAGATATACCTTATATCCAAAATACTGCAAATACTCTTGCTGAAAGGATTCCAAATGCTCAGCTTGAGATAATAAAAGATGCTGGGCATATGAACAATATGGAACAACCACAGTTATTCAATTCATTGGTCTCAAAATTCCTAAATTCATTGCCAACTTATAGTAAATAATCTAGGACTTACGCAGTCTAAGACTTTACACATGTTTTTTAATAATATTTATAATCTCTCTATAAATTTAATTTGCATCTTGGTTTACTTAAATACTCCGTTATTCCCACTCTTTGAATTTTCATTTTACTTTCAAACCAGGACATAAACCAGGACATCTAATTTCTGAACTTTTGGGCAGCGTAATGACTTTTCTGTAAATTTGCTTTGTAGTTTATCCGAAGGTTTCATAATATAACCTATAGATATTCTAAAAATTTTAAATTTCTGTTCTATCCTGAAATGATTTCGCCTATTGGTTCTGTGTAGTTGACGGGGTTTATCCTCTAAATAAATATCGCTTGATGCTGGAAATATTCCCCAGGCCCCATAGACTACACAGTACCTATTGAATGAAATATTTTAATATTATACATAAATGATTCAACCGAGTAAGTCCTAAATTGTTAGGAGGGATAAAAGAGATGAATAAACAGTTAGAAGATAAAGTCCAACTTTTACTTGCAAATGAAGAGGATTTAGCATTATTTCAAAAGGAATTACAGGAAGCTTTCATGAATGCGCTAATAGAAAATTTAGGTGATGCAGAAGCTGGTCCTATTCCATCAGATGAAGATATTCAGCAGTCTTTTCATGCGCCTGAAGCAGTCACTTACCACATTTCACTGAACGGTGAAAATGTGGGAGGCGTAGTATTAAAAATTAACAACAAAACACATCGCAATCGGGTCGATTTGCTCTATATTTCGTCAAAAACGCACAATCGTGGAATTGGTTCGGCAGCGTGGCAGGCAATTGAGGCGCAGTATCCAGAAACAAAAGTATGGGAGCTCTTTACACCTTATTTTGAAAAACGTAACATTCATTTTTATGTGAATAAATGCGGATTTCACATTGTTGAGTTTTATAATAAGTTTAACCCTGATCCACATCAGCCTCGTGTAAACGAGCATCAAAACAATTCGAGACCATTAGAAGAATACGAATTTTTTAGATTTGAAAAAGTGATGAAAATGAAAACTCGACAGAAAATTGAAAACTAAAGAAATATGCAGATTCTTTTAATAATATGGGTGATAATTTTTGCAACACAACCTGTTAGTTCCTTTTAGAATATAATCTAGGAAATGTTGTACGAATAATTTGAAATAAATATATTCTACAGTTTTTATTTTCACTAATGCGTGAGCTTTACGTTAAAACCTATGCATTTTCCCAGTTTTAGCCTTAATTTTAGCTCAAAATCAGGGTGAAAACAGCAAGAATACGTAGAATTTGTTTAAATCTATGTATCATATAGAATAATACTAGAATCATACAGAATAATTACCAGAATCATACAGAATAATTACCAGAATCTGCACCAGGGCTTAAACGATATCGGTAACTAAATCATGAAATTATATCTTCGTCATATTCCTAAATGACATAATGATAAATTTATAGCAGGATCTTGAGATAGAACATAAAAGGAGTACTTTTTGTACTTCCTTTTGTTCGATTTATTTCAAGTTATGAGCTTGTCGTTTCTGAATCTATACTACACTTTCTTCAGATAATCTGCAGTATTCATCGTCTGTGAGATTTCCGACTTTCTTGCCTCATCCATTCTATACTTTCTTCATATAGTCTATGATATTCGTCGCCTGTAGGACTTCTGTCTTTCTTCAAGCAGAATTGGATAACACTTAACAAAACCTGAAGTATTATCCTCCATAAAAAAATAAAGAAAATTATGTTTCCAAGATAAAGTATCTCTTCCATCATTTTCTTAATGCTTCCTTTTTTCTCACATAGCCTGTATCTTACCCACAAAATGGATAAATAAAAAAGATATAGGTCTCCCGCGTATAACAGTAGAGTTTATTAGCTTCGCCTTGTATTCTTGTGAGTTTTCTTTTGCCTTAACAAATATGCTATAGACCTATCTGAGTTTATATAAGTTCTCATACTCTAAGAACACTAAGTAAAGTAAACGTAACAGATACAAAAATGGAATAATTAATTCATGACATAACTAGTTTCTGTAAGGAATCATAATTAGTTCCTGTGAAAGAAGCGGAATTAGTTCCTGTAAAAGAAGCGGAATTAGTTCCTGTAAAAGAAGTGTAATTAGTTCCTGAGAAAGAAAGTAGATTGGAAGAATGCAAAATGGAGACTGAAGCTGCCGTATCTGATGATTCCAGGAAAGAGTTAGATAGCATACAGCGAAAGTTAGAAGACACTATAGAAAAAATGGAGCTTGAAGCTCTTGCTTTTATTGAAGCTACCAAAAAATTCACCTCTGAATGGATTAAAAGAGAAATTGAAATATCAGTTAACTCTCCAGAAAACGCAGCTTTTCCTGAAAACTTAAGACTTCATAACAAAAACACAGGAGAATCAAACTTAAACCTGAAAGAGCTGTCCCTCAAAATTTCAGGTATTGTAGAGACTCATCTTAATCACGGCGATTATTGGATTCATAAAAATGCACTATTTCAGCCGGATAGTTCAAGGGACTACATTGAATATAAAAAAGAGAAAATTCTAAAGGAACTGACATTAAGCGTTCGAAGAATCCTTGGCTGTGCTACCGAAATTTTCTGGGAAGAAGGGGAGCCTGAGAATAAAGCCTGGGTAAAAGAGATGGGAAAAAGAAAATATGTATGCTTTCTCAGGTTTTCGGATGAAATGACAGCCTCTCTTAATCATTATTTTGAGCTGCTTGAAGAACTTATAATTTTGAACCATAAAATAAAAGAAGAAATTTTGCGGATGGAAAGACAGAAGGTCTGACAATAAGACCTTTATGCACAAAGCCAGAATTACCTTGCATGACAGAACCAGAGTTCAGCATAAAGAAAAACCTTGAAGAAGCAGGAACAGATGCCTATCTTATGATAGGTAACCTTCATAATTCCGATATTTATTATGTAACTCGCTTCCTGGCTTCCGACGATTTCGCATATCTGCAAACAGCAGCCGAAAAAGAGATACTTTTTATTTCGGATATGGAAAAAGGTAGAGCTGAAATCGAGTCAAGAGTTTCGACAATAAGAACATTGCAGGACCTGGGCTACAGGGAGAAGATGAAGGAAAAGAAAGATCCGTCTATCGCCTATGCAGCCTGCATATCCGAGCTGCTTACAGGAGAAGGAATTAAGAAAATCTCAGTGCCTTACGATTTCCCGGTATTCGAATCGAATTATCTCACTGAAGCAGGTTTTTCCGTAATCCCGATAAAAAGCCCTTTCAGAAAAATCAGGAGCTCGAAAAGACCGGAAGAGCTTGAAGCCATAAAATATGCCCAGATGGCCGGAGAAAAGGCTATGGAAGCTGCTATAGCCTTGATATCAGGAGCGAAAGAAAGGGATGGTTTTCTCTATCACTCAGGGGAGGTATTGACAGGAGCTAAAGTGCTTTCGGTTATAGATCATACTCTTCTTAATTATGGGTGTGAAGCCGAAGAGACAATCGTTTCATGCGGCAAGGATACGGCAAACCCCCATGGGACTACTGAGGGCCCACTGAGGGCAAATGTCCCAATTATCCTGGATATTTTCCCGCGAAGCAAAACGAAGCGTTATTTTGCGGACATGACGCGCACAGTCCTGCATGGAAAAGCTTCGGAAGAGCTCAAAAAAATGTACGAAACCGTACTTGGAGCCCAGAAAAAAGGCTTTGAAATGGTCAAGCCAGGAGTAAAGACATCCGATGTGCATAATGCTGTCTGCGACTTCTTCGAAGCGCATGGCTATGACACATACCGAAGTGGTGCAAAGGTAGGTTTTATTCACTCAACAGGACATGGAGTAGGGCTCGATGTACATGAACTTCCAGGAGTCGGAGAAAACGGGGTTCCACTTGAGGTAGGCAATGTAATCACTCTCGAACCTGGACTATACTACCCTGAGATCGGAGGAATACGAATTGAGGATATGGTCCTGGTCACGGAAAAAGGATGTCAGAACTTTACAAGGTTGGAAAAGAGATTTGTAGTATAACAGATTTACAATTGAAAGGATTTATTATACTTTTATATTTCAATAACAATATTTAACCTGCTCAAATAGGATATATTCCGTTAAAAGAAAAAGTCTTCTCTGAAATTGAAAAAATATTTGTTAAAATCAAGTATCCGTCTGAAATGAAAAGCACCTGTTCAAAAGAATCTGTTCAAAAGAACCTATTCAAAAGAACCTATTCAAAAGAACCTATTCAAAAGAACCTGTTCAAAAGAACCTGTTCAAGTCAATTAGAAACTCACATAAGGAACACACTCAGGATAACTGTCAAAGTTCCAGTACTTATATAAAAATACAATAACAACATTCACAAGAAATAACAGCATTCACAAGGGGTAACATGACCGATAATGTGCACAATAAGCAAGATATCCTTGAGAAGTACAGGGAAGCAGGCAGAATTCTGAAAATTGTCAGGGCTGAAGCCGTGGAAATGGTCAGAGTAGGAAACACTCTGCTGCAAGTTGCGGAATTTGTTGAAAATCGGACTATAGAGCTTGGAGGCAGACCTGCTTTCCCATGCAATATTTCAAGAAATCAAGAGGCTGCACATGCAACCCCTAAGCTGGGAGATACCGACGTTTTTGGAAAAGATATGGTTAAGCTGGATCTCGGGGTCCATGTGGATGGATACATTGCGGATTCGGCTGTGACTGTTGACTTATCAGGAAATCCCGACATCACGAAAGCTGCCGAAGAGGCTCTTGCCGCAGCCATTGACCTTGCAAAGCCGGGAATTTCTACAGGGGAACTAGGAGCTGCAATCGAGAGCAGTATTCGCAGCTACGGACTGAACCCGATAATGAACCTGACAGGTCACGGGCTTTCCCAGTACGAAGCTCACGATGATCCCTCTGTTCCTAACCGGCATATGGAAGGAGGATTAATTCTAAAAGAAGGAGATGTGCTCGCAATCGAGCCCTTTGCAACGGATGGAGTTGGTGCTGTCCATGATGGAAACTGGTCAGAGATATACAGCCTTATAAGGAAAAAGCCAGTCCGTTTGCCTGCAGTCCGAAATGTCCTGAAACAGGTTGAAGAATACAGGGAGCTGCCTTTTGCAAAACGCTGGCTTAAACCCGAAAAACTGGATTTTGCATTACTTCAGCTTGAAAAAGCAGGGATTCTTCACTCCTATCCTGTGCTTCTCGAAAGTGCAGGAGGACTTGTGGCCCAAGCAGAACACACCATAATAATAACCCAGGATGGCTGCGAGGTTACAACAAAGTAAAACCCGAAAGTAAAGAGAAAACGAAATTGACAATAAAGAGAAAACAAAATAGAGAAATAAACGAAGATAAATAGAAAATAAATCGAAAATAAATCGAAAAAATTAAAAGTAAATAGAAAATAAATTGAAAATGAACCGGGAATAAAGAAGAGGGAGAATTTAAAGGTTAGCAAAAAGCCAGAACATAGAAAAAAACATGAGTTGAGCGCCTTGAAAACATACAATCTTTTTTTAACCGGTTTTCTGTTAATAACTCTTTTTATGCCTGCATTTATGGCAGAGCCCTGTACTGCTGCCTTTGTCCCCAGCAATAACATCACAGTAGAAAGGAATGGAATGACCTGGGGGTATCAAGAACAAATTACAGGCAACGAATCTGTTGTTTTCAGGAGTTTCATAGACCTGGAAGCAGGAGACAGTGATAAATTTGTTAATGCATGGGAAATCCTGAAAGCGGAAAATATTCTCAGAAATAAAATGGAAGAATCCGTAAAAGCCAAACCTGATGTGAAACTTAATGGCACTTCGGAGTTTGTCAATGTAACAGATATTGACTACTTAGTCTCGGAAGATGCTCTGGGCAAGACTGAAAAAGAATCATTAATTACTAGTTCTGCAACTGTAAGCTACACTTTCGAAAAACAGATTGATCAGGATACGAATATCTGGTTTATGGGTACCCCGAACTCAAATGTCACAATCAATCTGCCTGCAGGCTTTGATGTCGAAAGGACAGAAGGACTGAGTAACGAAAGTAAGGAATCCGAGAACAACTATACGGTGCTTAAAGGCAGTTTCAGTCCGGAAAAAAACATAACCATCTGGATTTCTGAAAATGAAACCTATAAAGCCGAGATGCAGGAAAGAGAAAAAATAATTGCGCAAAATGCAGAAAACAAAACTGAAGAAAGCAAAACTAATGAAACAGTAAACAAAATTGCAGAAAATAAAACTATAGAAAATAAAACCAACGAAATCGTAAATAAAAACGAAATTGTTGAAAAGACCGGAAAAGCAGTAGAAGCCAGGAAAGTTTCTGAATATATCAAAAACTTCTATACATGGTTTTGTCAGATAGTCCAAAAAGTTAATCTGGTTTAAGGCTGTTCTGAAAATTATGCTTATTAAACAGATTCAGCTTGAAAATGGGTGTGCTCTTGGCCTCCGCTTTGAGATGCAAAAATACCCTCTTCTGGTTATAAGGGCAGAGAAAGGCTTCCTTATGTGCGGATACCTGAATGTAAGTGCTGCAGAGTCGCTTGGGGACACGGCAGCGAAGGTAAAAGGCGTACAGAGTTTTGAAGATATGCTCAAAGCCCAGGTCGTTGAAGTTACCCGGTTTGCCAGGGAAATTGGGGTTGAAACCGGAATGACTGGAAGGGAAGCTCTGGAAAGGATGTTTTGAAGGAAAAACGACTGCCTTTAATTACTGCCTTTAATTAATCATAGTAAGGCAAAGTCTCAATGTTTACTGATTTTGCATTTCAAACACGATCTTAAATAAATAGTTACACTTGGCTTTAAAATCTCAACTGCCTTCGTTACATTTAATGATGAACAGATATCTGAGA belongs to Methanosarcina barkeri 3 and includes:
- a CDS encoding alpha/beta fold hydrolase → MIAEKISETTKRHFPMELGINEKCANLDDVFIHYVEIGKGDPIIFIHGTGLDCRMWEDQLMYFSKKYHTVAYDMRGFGLSGRLNGGKYSTSSDLNKLMDLLQINSSNVVAHSRGGRTAITFALEHPEKVKSLVLGGAGINGLPLSNEFKEIKYEVALIAQKLGIDNAKRVWINSALFASALKNEVVMKKLREMLNDYEPWHWLNQDTEVRIKPEAIERLEDIAVPTLVILGTLDIPYIQNTANTLAERIPNAQLEIIKDAGHMNNMEQPQLFNSLVSKFLNSLPTYSK
- a CDS encoding GNAT family N-acetyltransferase; the protein is MNKQLEDKVQLLLANEEDLALFQKELQEAFMNALIENLGDAEAGPIPSDEDIQQSFHAPEAVTYHISLNGENVGGVVLKINNKTHRNRVDLLYISSKTHNRGIGSAAWQAIEAQYPETKVWELFTPYFEKRNIHFYVNKCGFHIVEFYNKFNPDPHQPRVNEHQNNSRPLEEYEFFRFEKVMKMKTRQKIEN
- a CDS encoding Xaa-Pro peptidase family protein; translation: MTEPEFSIKKNLEEAGTDAYLMIGNLHNSDIYYVTRFLASDDFAYLQTAAEKEILFISDMEKGRAEIESRVSTIRTLQDLGYREKMKEKKDPSIAYAACISELLTGEGIKKISVPYDFPVFESNYLTEAGFSVIPIKSPFRKIRSSKRPEELEAIKYAQMAGEKAMEAAIALISGAKERDGFLYHSGEVLTGAKVLSVIDHTLLNYGCEAEETIVSCGKDTANPHGTTEGPLRANVPIILDIFPRSKTKRYFADMTRTVLHGKASEELKKMYETVLGAQKKGFEMVKPGVKTSDVHNAVCDFFEAHGYDTYRSGAKVGFIHSTGHGVGLDVHELPGVGENGVPLEVGNVITLEPGLYYPEIGGIRIEDMVLVTEKGCQNFTRLEKRFVV
- the map gene encoding type II methionyl aminopeptidase; this encodes MTDNVHNKQDILEKYREAGRILKIVRAEAVEMVRVGNTLLQVAEFVENRTIELGGRPAFPCNISRNQEAAHATPKLGDTDVFGKDMVKLDLGVHVDGYIADSAVTVDLSGNPDITKAAEEALAAAIDLAKPGISTGELGAAIESSIRSYGLNPIMNLTGHGLSQYEAHDDPSVPNRHMEGGLILKEGDVLAIEPFATDGVGAVHDGNWSEIYSLIRKKPVRLPAVRNVLKQVEEYRELPFAKRWLKPEKLDFALLQLEKAGILHSYPVLLESAGGLVAQAEHTIIITQDGCEVTTK
- a CDS encoding YunC family protein, whose amino-acid sequence is MLIKQIQLENGCALGLRFEMQKYPLLVIRAEKGFLMCGYLNVSAAESLGDTAAKVKGVQSFEDMLKAQVVEVTRFAREIGVETGMTGREALERMF